ATGCTGATGATTGAGCTGGGACGGGCGGGTTCCGTCAAGCTGCAATCGCGTCTCAAGGGCAAGATTCAGGTGTTGCAGTCAGAGGCGAAATCCATCAGTGCCAGGGTTCCCAAAGATGTCGTATTGAGTGATGTGGAAAGAGCTACCTACTACTCCTCTTGGCTTTATACCGGTGTTAGGAATCTGCTGCCGACTCCTGCGGGAAAAGAGTTGAAAACCATCGCCGAAAAATTAGGTGTACCATTGGAAAAAGTGGACACTGCCATTCAGTTTTTAATCGAAGTGGGTTTGTGTGAAAGAAAGAACGGACAACTTTATTATAAGCAGGGATTTACTCACCTTGATTCAACCCATCCGATGATTTTAAGACATCACCAGAACTGGCGCCAAAGAGCCATTGCAAAGATGGACTTTTATAAAGATCCCCATGTCCACTATACAAGCCCCATGTCTTTGTCCGCCGAAGGGGCGCAGAAGATTCGGGATTACCTACGTGCAAACATTAAGGAAATCATCAATATCTCGCGCGAGGGGAATCCTGAGGTCGGTTATTGTCTTAACATAGACTGGTACGAATACTGACTTTACCAAAAGTAAACTGAAACCCCGCCGTTTTAACCAACCGGACTTCGCGGAATTCTCCCGGGTTCTGTAAAAAGCTTCTCATACGAAATGAATCGTGTGAGGAGTTTTTATGAAATTTTCCAAGTTGATCTTCGTGTTGTTGGTTCTGGCTCAGGCGCAAGCCTATGCAGGGCCGCTGTGTCTGAATGACCGCTACCGATTGAAATGGACAGCCGAATCTTTGGCTGAGCAACTGCAATCTCTTCAGGAACGCGCGAAGGCGGCGAAGCCTTTGTGGGCTCGTCTTCAGGGCGAAGACCTTCTGATTACGGAAGACACCCTTCTCGTGTTGCCTGAAAACCCATCGCAATATCCGGCACGGATTGGCAAGCTGACTGTTCGTAATAATGCCCAGATTTTTTATGCACAAAATGCGCGACTGGTTGTTGCGGAGGTCATGAAGTCCTCGCGAGTTCAATTGCTGGATGTGGCGGCATTGAACCTTTCAGCGGAAATAGATCGCACTCGTCAGATAGTTTCTTTGACAGAACTCAAAAACAATCCTGAACAAACGGAGCCCTTCAAAAAATGCACGTTGATGTCATGTGCTGGTGTTGCTGCAGCTAACGGAAGTCACGGTGGAGCGGGGGGCAATGGCCGTGATGCTGGAGGAAAAATAAAATGGGGAATTCCAAGATCCACACCCAGCTCTGAAGGCGGAGCAGGAGCTTCCGGAGGGGCTGGTGCGAATGGTCGCAATGGCGACAACGGTGCTCCAGGCGTTGCGGGGCTGAATGCTCATAAACTTTTTATGCAATTTGAAAGTGTGGACCTCTGCAGTGGTGTGGAAATTGTCGCTGCTGGCGGGATGGGGCTGGCGGGCCACAAAGGTCTCAATGCTCAAGATGGCGGACAGGGAGGCAATGGCGGCAAAGGCGGACGTGGCGGTGGAGCGAAGTGGGATCGCAAAGCGAGTCGTGGCGGTCGAGGCGGCGATGGTGGCGCCGGCGGCAACGGAGGTGACGGTGGCCATGGCGGTGATGGTGGCAAAGGTGGAGACGGAGGTTTAGTGGTCATCGTAGTGAAACCGCGGTTTCTGGATATGGTGAAAGTGAACGACAACATCAACGTAGTGGTCGCTGGTGGCAAAGGCGGACCAGGTGGCGCGAAAGGGCTTGCAGGCAAAGGTGGCCGTGGTGGCCTCGCTGGTGAAGGTGGTAATGGAGGAGATGGTTCTGTCTTCAGTCACGGTGGTAGCTCGGGTCTTGCCGGAGGGGGCGGAAAGCAAGGTCAGGATGGCAAGGACGGTCAAGAGGGGCGCCCCGGTGTTGAAGGACGCGAGGGACTTGTCACTAAGGCAGAGATTTATATTTCTAACGATGTTTCCATTGAGAGCTTTCAATTTTAGTAAGGAAAATGACTATGAAAAATATTTTTAAAAAATGGATCCCTTTTGCTGTGATCGTGACAATTGCAAATCCTGCCGGGGCACGAATTCTTGGCGATCCCTCGGAAAGAACCCGTGTGCTGCTTGAAGAACAAAAATTCCTTTGCAGTCAGGATGAAACTCTTGTGATTAATGGGGATGTTGAACTCAGTCGCAAGAATGAGGATCTTCGTAAAGCACCGTTAAATATCGATTTGATCTGCAAACGAATTGAATTCAGAAACGGCGGAAGAATTCTGACGCAATCAAATTTACAGATCGTCGCCAACTCTGTGGAGGGTTTCATGAATGTGGAAAGTATTCGCGGAATCAAAGGACGACAGGGCGAGTTCGCTTCCGCAGTGTTGGAAATTGCTAATGAGGGTTCCGATGGTGCCCGCGGTGGCAATGGCAGAGCTGGAAGCCTGACAGATGCGCCTGAAGATGGGGAGCGTGGTCAGCATGGCTACAACGGTATGGACGGGCGGGATGGCGACAACGGCGCTCCTGGCGAACCCGGGGGCCATGCTTCGGATATCGTCATCAAAATCAACAGAATCGAAGGGACTGTGGGGTTTCGCATTCGCGCTGTTGGTGGCGAAGGGGGCACTGGTGGTAAAGGTGGCCGGGGTCAGCAGGGTGGTAATGGTGGTGTTGGCGGCGAAGGTGGTCGCGGTGGTCACCAAAAATATGCCATTTGGAATCGCTCGGGTGACGGCGGAGATGGTGGTGATGGTGGTCACGGCGGCAACGGTGGTAACGGCGGAGCTGGTGGTGACGGAGGACGCGGAGGGAACGGCGGTAAGATCGCCTTGTACGTTGCGGAAATCTTTAACACGCTGGAACTGACAGGCGATGAGTTCGACAACCGTGGGGGGCCAGGTGGGCAACCGGGTATGGGCGGTGAAGGCGGCATCGGTGGTAAAGGCGGTGACGGAGGTAAAGGTGGCTCATCCGGTGCTGCCCTGGTGACCACTCGTTGCGAGGTCCCGCCTTGTGAAGGTGATAACGGTCGTCACGGTAAAAAGGGCCTTGATGGAAAGCCGGGACTGGCAGGTCCGCAGGGGCGCTTAGGACAGGATGGATTGGCCGGAGTCAAAATTCTAGATCCAAAATTCAAATTTGTGAAATCAGTGCCAGACGATTACTTCGATAAACTGCCTGAACTGGGAACAGAAAAGAATCTAAAAATATTCAGAATGAAACTTCCTTAAAGGAAGGGGATAAATTTATGAAAAAAATTATTTTGGCGATGTTGTTGTTAGCAGTGCAGACATTCGCTCAGACCATCAGTTATAGGGAAAATGGCTCCTTGAGGCTCGGGGCCGGGGTTGATATGGACCATCCCGATAAAGGCAAAGCCAATTGTGTTCAGAGTACTGACCGTGAATGGCTGGATGGAAATACGCCGATATCAACATCATTCGATCTTAGCATGATTGAATCGTCTAATGAGCTGGAAAGAAGAATGAATTTTGATGTTCAACTGAATGCGGCGGGAACAATCAAGGCCGTGAACATCGACAGTCAGAATTCTTATCGGGTCATTCATAAGTTCTTGGAAAACAAGAACAGTCTGAACTTTGCACTGACGGCCGAGTTTTCATATGGTCGCAAAGGTCTGACGGAAGAATCCCTGAAACCCGAGTATCAGACCCTGCTGGATAATGGCCAGTGGCAAGAGGTCTTAAGAAGATGCGGAACTCACTTTGTTTCGGAAGAGATCCACCGTTCTAAGGTGATCGTACTGATCCATGTGAAGAATTCTCGCACCGAGGATATCAAAGAGAAGATCTTGGATCTGAAAAATAAACTGAAAGTTCCCAAACTGAATTTCGGCGCGGATCTCAATGTTCAGTACAAAGAATTTATCCGCAAGCTGGATAAGATTGGCTCCGTGGAAGTCAAGGTGGTTTCTGTCGGTGGGCAGGGAGCGGATGCACTGGCTGTATTTGCCAACGAAATTGCGGTTGATGATTTGCAAAGCATTAAAAACGCCGCAGAGAAATACTTCAAAAGTTTTACGATCGAGAACTCTCCTGTTTTTGCCTACGTGGTAAAACCCTTGGATATTTTCGAGGGAGCAGAAAGTATCCGTCCAAAACAGAAAAAGTGGCAACAACTGAAGGCCATGGCGGACTGGCTCTTTGAGCACGACGAATTGCTGATGGAAATCAAAAATATGCAAACACGGGTCAGCAGAGCGCTTTATGCAGTTTATTTTGCGCCCAAGGTGTCGGCTCTTGAATCACTTATCGCTGACGTCCGCATGCGCGCGGAAGAGTGTTTGGATCGGTATAACTGTGCGAACCTTCCTGAGTTGGTTCCGTTTGCTGTTCACGTCCCGTCACGAGCTATAGGAGCTGTTTCTTTGAATACGCAGTGTGGGTATCTTCCGGTAAAAAAATCCCAAAGGCAGATTCTGAGTGATGTTCGGGTCGGACTGGATGTGGACTTGATGTATTCAAAAGATATCGAAAATATCGAGTTGTCTCGTTTGGATCAAAATGGCGAATTCCAAAATGTAAACTATGGACAAAATGAAGAGCTGACGATTGCCAATAATGTTCTGGAAGCCGAAGTAGGGCGGGTAAGAAGATATCAGTCTGTGAATGAGTTTTCAGCAAATCACGTCCTCTCAGAGAATGCGATCCAGTCAGCACATGACGGTGTTGGAAAAGCTCAGGATGTTTTCGATGCGGTCTACAATTCTATTTACATTATGAAGGTCAAGTTTAAGCAAGGGCAGGATCTGACCCAGATTTTGGGCACTCCTCCTATGAAAGAATGTGCCGTATCCAAATAGCGGTCACTAGGAGTTCCGCCATCTCCCGGCGGCAATTTAAGGTGGATCGTGGGTGGAAAACCATGGAAACATACCTTTTTTACAGGGCCTTCTTAGTCCTCTTGGCGTTTATAGGGGAGAGGCGTACATACATCGCTTTCAAAAAAGGAATAACATGAAAAAGTTGATGCTTGTTTTAGTGTCCGTATTGATGTTGGCGGGTTGTAATTCTGATAACGGGGCCTTGGTTGTTCACCAGGATTTTATTCTCAAAGCGGCAGACGGCTCCGATGTTGTTTTGAAGCAAGGACAGGAGTACCGCGTTTATATTACGCCATACTCTCTTTTCGGCTCGGACTTCTACGCGAACTTTTTCTCTGACGAGAACAACACATCTTCTGGGATCGTGAAGTTCGATTTCGTCGGTTTTAAGATGTTTCCTCTTAACGGCGACTTCGAAGTCGGTGGCGGAGAAATTCGCAATCACGATATCTCCATGCAAGGCAGAAGTGAATTTGTAGCTCAAGGCGCGACGATTTACGAAGAATACGAAGAGTGTGAAACACCCAAGCAAAAGCGCATCGTGAAGAATCAAACTCGCGAAGGTATCAGAAACGTTTACGTGCAGATTTTGAACGCATCAACGAATGAACTTTTGGCGGAGTTTTCTTACAGCAACAACTACACGGAAAGAACCGTTCTTTCTGAAGGTGAATGCCACTAATTCCGTTATTATCGCAGTTGCTGGGTCAGCTCTAAAAAGACGTCTATACTTGAAAGAGTCTCAGGGGAGCTAAAGTCCGATCCGGGCTTGCTCCCTGACCAGCGATGCGACATCCCTTCGATTTCCAAATACGTAGCAGAGCTGCCATCGTTAAAACGCACGGAATATCCTTGGGGGGATGTGATGTGTGTGACTCTAAAAGACTTATTGAATTTCTTGTCATCCAAAGCATCCAGATAATAAACCGACTGCGTAAAAGCGTTTCTTCCCATGAAGGTCGGAACGATTTTATCTTTCTTCCCATGAATATAAAACAGAGTTTTCAAACGGCGAGACGCGAGACCTTGATCGTGAGCCCCTGTTTGGGCGCAGGCTAAAGCGTCGCGAACCTGATCCCGGGCCGAAGCTAAAGTCATGCTTCCAGTCACGTTAAACGGCGCTCCCGAGTGAATCAAAGCTCCTTTAAAAATATCCGGAAAACAAAGAGCCAAGTGATTTGCAAACATGGCTCCTGAAGAAAAACCTCCGACAAAAACCCGGTCGGGATCGACTTCGCCGGAGTCGATATGCTTTTTCACTTCATCAATCACTTGCATGAATTCGCCATCGCGTTTTTGCATTTCTGACGAAGTGAAATTCCAGCACTTCAGAATATTCAACTTCGATTTCTGAAAGGGGGCGATAATCAGAGGATCCAGATGTTGGGTCTTGGCGACGACGTCGGTGATATCAACGAATTTTTCGGTCGTTTGTCGACACCCATGAAGCCATAAAAGAAGAGGCCTTTTGCCGCCCAGGTTGTACTCGGAGGCCGGTGTGCTTGTATTGTAATAAGAATAAGAAATCTCGGTGGCCGCGGCCGGGCGCGCAGCCAACAAGAGCAAGCAGCTCAAAAATAAAATGAAGAAAGACGAAAGTTTTAGAAGCATAGTTTCTTAAGCTTCCAAGGAGCAAAAACAAATCCAAACCAGCTCTTTTTATTTCGAGCTGATAAGAGTCACCCCGCCAAGAAATTGACGAAGAGACATTTCTTGAAAACGCTTTCCGCTTCAAGTGTTCGATATTCCTGAGCGATCAGCGAAGAACGTCTGATCTCTGTACACAGATTAGACAGTCCTATCAGCTTTATATGTTCCGGCGAGACCGTTGGAAAACGTCCTGTGAATTCGCTATAACAATCGCGAAATTTAAACATAATTTTAGGAGCCTTTATGAAAAAAGAGCTTATGGCGAGTGTTCTTACGTTAACGGCTGGCATGGCGACGACGTTGTCGTTTCCGCAAACGGCGCTGGCGAAATCCGTAGTTATTGAAAAAGAATTCGCAAAAAGTTTCCGTTTGATGGCAAAAAATCCTGTTCGTTATACGGCAGATGACGGCAAGGTGATCGTGGGCCGTATTTATTTGAGTCTTGAGCAAACACCGTTCACTCCTGATTACAACAATCAGTTGCGCGGAGAAATGACAGGCTCTTTCTATTTCGAAAGTGATGAATACACGAGCGAGTACAATGGCCGTCAGTATAAAACGATCGTTTCTTTGACGGGCGATGATGGCGAAGTTCTTTTGGATCGCACTCATAAATCGGCGACGGGGAATACGTATCAGCTTTATGGTTGCAACTCGACGCAAACAAGTTGCACGGCAGACACCTACGAGTTGACCATTGAGGCGGATAAGAAAGCCGATCTGAATTTGAAATTTGCAGACGAACTCCGTTTGGAAATTCTTGTCGAGTACGGCAACGGTCAATCCGAATGGACAAAACAAACTTGGCAAGTTCCCATGGTGGAAGTTTCTAAGTAAAAAATGAACACTGTCGTTGAACGTCTTTCAAGAAAGGTGAGCGATTCTGAATCTCAGCAGATTCGCGAGCAAACCCTCATTCTTGAAAGTCTTCGCGAAAAAACGGAAAGCCTTTCTTCGCAACAATGGGAAGAGGGCTTTTCTCGTTTAGCGCCTTATCGCCTGACATCTTCGGGCACTCTTAAAAAAGGCGATGTCGAGTCGTGGCAGCAAGCCAATCTCTATGCGGCTCAAAAAATTCAAGCGGAACAAGATCCGGCCTGGAACGATATTCTAAATCTGAATGCATTGTTACTAAAGGCCCCACAAGCAGAGATTCGCACGACATCGATTTATTTGGGTCCGCGCGAAGCCTGTCATCCGCATCTTTTGGCCGAAACGCTCGGGTATTTTTCCGAGCATATTCTGCCGTCGCAAAAACATGCAAACGCCTTGGTCGCCGCGGCCCTTTGCCAATACTGGTTGGTGAGCTTGCATCCTTTTATGGATGCTAACGGTCGCACCGCCGTGCTTCTTGCCGACTGGATTTTAGGTCGCAACGGTTATCTGCCCATGAGTTTTGCGACAAAGCTCGACGCCATTGTCGCGACTTTAGAAGACGACCGGGCTTCAGCAACGGCGGCGAACGCGATCTTGAAATTGCTTAAGAACGTGCAACGCAGTTATCGCTTGATTCTGGGCGAAGAAATCTAAGCACTATTTCTGATTTGGAAACCAGACTTTCAAATACGTATCTACAAAAGGCAGACTCGCTTCAATCGAAAGAATATTGGCAGAACCCAAAGTCTCGCGGGTAATAACCAAAGGATCAGAGACAAATCCGCTTTCGCTGGCGCCGGGCGTGAAAGCGCGATTGAGCTCATCAGCGACCTGCCATCCTTGTGCGTGAAGAGGTTCCGCGATCGAGGCGACTTGTTGCGAGACACCAGACCTGATGCGGCTTAGCGCTTTGGGTGAGCCGTCTCCGGCGGAGATGTTCACGATATCTTTACGGCCGATGGACTTTAACGGAAAGTTCATATGATCAAAATAGATGTCGTTGACCGCCAGACTATGTGTCCATTTCTTTCCATATTTTGCGTTCAAGGCTTGGACTGTCGCAGGAATTTTCTCGTGAGCTTCAGAAACAGCAATGTCGAGCACATCCAAAACGGTCGCGTTTTTGATTTTCTCTACCGCTTGCCTCATCGTTTCGGATTTTGTTCTTGCGATGCTAAACTGCGTGTCCGTAAAAATGATAACGCCGCGCCTTTTTGCGCCAAAATAGGAAACCAGCGCCGCTGCATTTTCAGCAACCGTCACGGGGTTCGTAGTGACGTTCGTAAAAAGATACTTTGATTTACCCGGCTTGTCGCCCGAATGCCAGCCGACGATTTTGATTCCGGCTTCTTGCGCCTCCTTGATGGAGTATTCAAAATTCTCGCTATCGAAGCCGCCAAGAACAATGCCGTGAACTTTATTGTTGATGGCATCTTGCAGATGTTTTTCAATCACCCTTTTGCTGCCCATGCCGTCTTTGATTTGCACTTTCCATTTTAAATGGCGGGCGGCCGATTGAAATCCTTCGCCTACGGTGGAGGCCCCTTCATTGCGCAGATCTGAGGCAATATAATCTACTTGTTTTTGCAAAACTCCGACGGGACCTTGGTGAGGTCCGTTCCATCGCGGCTTCGTAACTTCACTTAAAGGTCTGCGGTCGGCGAAAGCGAAAGGCGCTAAGAAAAGAATTAGGAGAGAATATCTTAGCCAGTGGTTTTTACGCAAAAAAGGACTCCTCAATGTTTATGATCACATTAAATTCTCTCTCGGGAAAGATGAGAATTTCAATAGCACCTTGTCGATATTCAATATGTGAATCGGCGAGCATTTTTCTGACACATCGACACCTTATTCAGGGTCGTCATATTTGTTTTGTGCCATAGAAAATTCCTGCAATGTCTTGACTGTAGCAGAAGGAAATTTTTTTAACAACCTGACCTCAAGAGTTTTGCGTTGCAATCAATTCTCGATTTAGTGTGTTTTTACTGAAGGAGTTTTTTATGAATCTCATTCGATCTTCCATTTTGACGGCCTCTCTTTTTCTTTCCTCTTTTTGCTGGGCCGCCTGGCAGACGGCAGAACAAATCACAAACACTCAATCGCTGGGAAGTTCCTGGGCGCAAAGTGTGACGGTGACCACGGAAGCTGTCCTGGTTGTCGGTTTTGTGACGGTTGAAAATGGATGGACAGTTCGCCGTTCGCTGGATGCGGGAAGAACATGGGAAACTGTCGGGCGTTTGCCTGAAGGTTATAAAAATGCGCGGGCTCTTTCTATTGTGTCTGATAATAATGACACTATTTACGTCTATGGTGTCGTTGGGGAAGCTCCCGGCCACCAAAATCCCTTCACGATCATTCGCCGCAGTGAAGACAATGGAACAACGTGGACGACGGTTTTGGAGCAAGACGGTGCCACGGCCGTCGACGAGAGATTTAAAAGAGTCGCTGTCGATTGGAATGGTATCGTCTATGCTATTGTCGACAACCACCAAGTACTTCGTTCCAGCGACGAGGGGGCGACATGGCGAACAGTGGACACCTTCCCGGGATTTGCTTACTCCGTTGTCGCAGGGAAATTTATTGGCGGCGTTGTCGTGGTTGGAGCCTCGGCAGCGACCTTACCGCAAATTCCCGAATGGCGCGTGCGCTATGCGGTCAATGGAGTCGATGATTGGCGGACGGTGGATTCCTTCAGATCAGACACGGGCGGGGAAGGGATTGCCATTCCCTACAGTGCGTGTTTTTCCGTGAAGGGGAAGA
This region of Bdellovibrio sp. 22V genomic DNA includes:
- a CDS encoding TIGR02147 family protein, with translation MLDIYNYDDYRLFFKDVLQSQERVDKKYRGRLVEAMRMSTSLFSQILKGEKNLSSEQGLEAAAFFGFGDKETDVFMLMIELGRAGSVKLQSRLKGKIQVLQSEAKSISARVPKDVVLSDVERATYYSSWLYTGVRNLLPTPAGKELKTIAEKLGVPLEKVDTAIQFLIEVGLCERKNGQLYYKQGFTHLDSTHPMILRHHQNWRQRAIAKMDFYKDPHVHYTSPMSLSAEGAQKIRDYLRANIKEIINISREGNPEVGYCLNIDWYEY
- a CDS encoding PHB depolymerase family esterase produces the protein MLLKLSSFFILFLSCLLLLAARPAAATEISYSYYNTSTPASEYNLGGKRPLLLWLHGCRQTTEKFVDITDVVAKTQHLDPLIIAPFQKSKLNILKCWNFTSSEMQKRDGEFMQVIDEVKKHIDSGEVDPDRVFVGGFSSGAMFANHLALCFPDIFKGALIHSGAPFNVTGSMTLASARDQVRDALACAQTGAHDQGLASRRLKTLFYIHGKKDKIVPTFMGRNAFTQSVYYLDALDDKKFNKSFRVTHITSPQGYSVRFNDGSSATYLEIEGMSHRWSGSKPGSDFSSPETLSSIDVFLELTQQLR
- a CDS encoding substrate-binding domain-containing protein — its product is MRKNHWLRYSLLILFLAPFAFADRRPLSEVTKPRWNGPHQGPVGVLQKQVDYIASDLRNEGASTVGEGFQSAARHLKWKVQIKDGMGSKRVIEKHLQDAINNKVHGIVLGGFDSENFEYSIKEAQEAGIKIVGWHSGDKPGKSKYLFTNVTTNPVTVAENAAALVSYFGAKRRGVIIFTDTQFSIARTKSETMRQAVEKIKNATVLDVLDIAVSEAHEKIPATVQALNAKYGKKWTHSLAVNDIYFDHMNFPLKSIGRKDIVNISAGDGSPKALSRIRSGVSQQVASIAEPLHAQGWQVADELNRAFTPGASESGFVSDPLVITRETLGSANILSIEASLPFVDTYLKVWFPNQK
- a CDS encoding Fic family protein, which gives rise to MNTVVERLSRKVSDSESQQIREQTLILESLREKTESLSSQQWEEGFSRLAPYRLTSSGTLKKGDVESWQQANLYAAQKIQAEQDPAWNDILNLNALLLKAPQAEIRTTSIYLGPREACHPHLLAETLGYFSEHILPSQKHANALVAAALCQYWLVSLHPFMDANGRTAVLLADWILGRNGYLPMSFATKLDAIVATLEDDRASATAANAILKLLKNVQRSYRLILGEEI
- a CDS encoding sialidase family protein; amino-acid sequence: MNLIRSSILTASLFLSSFCWAAWQTAEQITNTQSLGSSWAQSVTVTTEAVLVVGFVTVENGWTVRRSLDAGRTWETVGRLPEGYKNARALSIVSDNNDTIYVYGVVGEAPGHQNPFTIIRRSEDNGTTWTTVLEQDGATAVDERFKRVAVDWNGIVYAIVDNHQVLRSSDEGATWRTVDTFPGFAYSVVAGKFIGGVVVVGASAATLPQIPEWRVRYAVNGVDDWRTVDSFRSDTGGEGIAIPYSACFSVKGKIAVVGTVLTPANVSRWQVRLANVASPDQWKTIDSFVPTNGADSFGSQRANDCAFNLQEEVFVTGRSLENQNGALVPFYLTRKASLESKNTTFKNSDKIANNALSGGLQVGGWGVAVNGCGDVFTAGEVRDLAQPTLSDWLVRVLYAQEPCGKNKPTGN